One Euwallacea fornicatus isolate EFF26 chromosome 22, ASM4011564v1, whole genome shotgun sequence genomic region harbors:
- the LOC136346156 gene encoding lysophosphatidylserine lipase ABHD12-like yields the protein MPHKRYNDYYLVNDEDLMSNDEEGVEFVTPKKRSIIKRILIIVSISLLVIGVIAFILAFIIFPLVFKFSLTLQQSLVFTRWNLVSDRSYFINFRIAEFQNHYIDVIDVDNKTTLQLGLWHMLPTSLAVDAIYEESYDFKAALRNSNFSVLLYFHGTGEDRSQSWQKYQLFRDFFHVIAFDYRGYGDSQEGPMFERNIVNDCVQVYKWVQERTDSPIYVWGHSLGTPLATGTLTQLGESANVTGVILEAAFTSFRDELYHHPYTKYFSWLPWFESTIVNPLTNNGFIFNTSAHVLSLTCPIMFMHAKDDSVVPYFMSEELYAISNKRDVSQAVKNQSSLILFNAYIRLDHYFIYRDSFSLYYVYDFLKKTSPGTYLR from the exons ATGCCCCACAAGCGCTACAATGATTACTACTTGGTAAATGATGAAGATTTGATGAGTAATGATGAGGAAGGTGTGGAATTTGTCACCCCCAAAAAAAGAAGCATAATCAAACGAATCTTGATTATTGTTTCTATCAG CCTTTTAGTAATAGGAGTCATTGCCTTCATATTggctttcataatttttccgTTGGTATTCAAGTTTTCCTTAACATTACAGCAAAGTTTAGTTTTTACACGAT GGAATTTAGTATCAGATAGatcttattttattaactttcgAATAGCTGAATTCCAAAATCACTATATTGATGTGATTGATGTTGACAACAAAACCACCCTTCAGCTTGGTTTGTGGCACATGTTACCCACAAGCCTGGCTGTGGATGCTATTTATGAAGAATCATATGACTTTAAAGCTGCATTAAGAAATAGCAATTTCAGTGTTCTATTGTATTTTCACGGAACTGGGGAGGACCGCAGCCAAAGCTGGCAAAAATATCAGTtgtttagagatttttttcatgttataGCTTTTGATTATAGAG GTTATGGTGACTCTCAGGAGGGACCAATGTTTGAAAGAAATATTGTTAATGACTGTGTGCAAGTCTATAAGTGGGTGCAAGAGAGAACCGACTCCCCGATATATGTGTGGGGACATTCATTAGGGACACCTCTTGCTACAGGAACTTTAACTCAGCTCGGGGAATCTGCTAATGTAACTGGAGTAATTCTAGAAGCAGCTTTTACCTCATTTCGTGATGAACTCTATCATCACCCCTATACAAAG TATTTTAGTTGGCTGCCATGGTTTGAGAGCACCATAGTAAATCCTCTTACAaataatggatttatttttaatacttctgCTCACGTGCTAAGCCTCACTTGTCCAATAATGTTTATGCATGCTAAGGATGATTCAGTTGTTCCTTATTTTATGAGTGAAGAG ttaTACGCGATTTCTAATAAAAGAGATGTCAGCCAGGCAGTTAAAAATCAAAGCAGTCTTATTCTTTTCAATGCCTACATCAGGCTtgatcattattttatttacagagATTCATTTTCCTTATATTATGTGTA tgatttcctgaaaaaaacCTCCCCTGGCACGTATTTGAGATAG